The genomic window GATTAAGCCGAAAAGCGACCTTGAGATATATGGGGTCGACGAGTATTGGACCTATCCTGTAGATGCTGGAGATTGCGAGGATTACGCGCTGGCGAAACGTCGCATCCTGCTCAAGGAAGGCGTCTCGACCTCGAATCTCCTTTTGACTGTACTTCGGCGGCCGAACGGCGAAGGCCATGCTGTACTGACCGTGCGAACGGACATCGGCGACGTGGTCCTGGACAATCTCACCGATGCGGTTCTGAACTGGGATGAAACCGAGTATCTCTATCTCAAACGGCAGGCGACAACGCACACAGGCCGGTGGGTCACGATCCGTGAAGGCGATGCTCCCCTTGTAGGATCCCTGCACTAGGGATTTGTTTCGCTCTTAATCACTGCGTCACGCCTCCTTCTCCGGCAAAACGCCCCAATGCCGATCACGAGACCGACGACAATCAAAGTCGGCATGTCACCAAGTTTGCTGTAGAGCGTACGCTGCGGGGTGGGTCCAGGCAGGGCGGCGTCGAAAGCCCCCTCGACCGCCAACGGCAGCATCTGCTGAATCCGGCCATAGCCATCGACGACCGCGCTGATCCCGCTGTTCGCGGCGCGGATCATGGGCAGGCCCGATTCAATCGAGCGGACTCTTGCCGAAAGAAAATGCTGGTAGGGTCCCGCCGATACGCCGAACCAGGCGTCGTTCGTGACGTTGAGTAGCCATCGCTCCTCATCGACCTTCGGCGACGGGAAAATCGCCTCATAGCAGATCAGCACTCGAAAGGGCGGTACTGCCGGAAGGGTCATTGGTGAGCTGACCGAACCCGGCACGTAGTCGATATCGCCTGCCGTGAGCTTGCTGATGCCGGGCAAGCTTTTGAAAGGCGTGAAC from Georhizobium profundi includes these protein-coding regions:
- a CDS encoding transglutaminase-like cysteine peptidase, with protein sequence MGALCWSLATFAIVLSTLASTSTVQAHPSPMITGGFTSQPIGHYEFCKRKPAECSIRTRDFGTLPMSEELLARLERLTVKVNQAIKPKSDLEIYGVDEYWTYPVDAGDCEDYALAKRRILLKEGVSTSNLLLTVLRRPNGEGHAVLTVRTDIGDVVLDNLTDAVLNWDETEYLYLKRQATTHTGRWVTIREGDAPLVGSLH